GCGACTACGTCGTCTACATGAACGACGACATGTTCTGCTGCCCGGGCTGGGACACGGCGCTCGTGCGCCGCATCGAACAGATGCCGACCGACCTGTTCATGCTGTCGGGCACGATGATCGAGCCGGTCGACACGCGCAATCCGTGCGTGGTCGTCAGCAATTTCGGCCGCGACGCCGAGCAATTCGACGCGGCCGGCCTGGTCGCCGCGACCCCGAAACTGGCACGCCCGGACTGGCTCGGCTCGACCTGGCCGCCGACGCTCGTGCACCGCGACTGGTGGAACCGCATCGGCGGCTACAGCAGCGAGCTGTCGCCGGGCATGAGCAGCGACAACGACTTCTCGATGAAATTCTGGGACGCCGGCTGCCGGATCTTCATCGGCGTGGGCGACAGCCTCGTGTACCACTTCCAGCAGAAGAGCACCGGCAAGATCGTCAAGAACGACGGCCGCCGCCAGTTCCTGAACAAATGGGGCATGACCCAGGCGACGTTCGATCGCTACTACCTGCATCGCGGCGAGCCGGTCGGCACGCAGATCGCGCTCGATACGCCGACGGTGGAAGGCCGCCTCAAACGTGCGCTGTTGCGCTCGCGGATCAAGCGCGCATTCAGCTGATCGGACCCCTAAAACCGTACGGAAAGCCGTCCTGCTTCGCGTATACTGCGCCGTTCGTCCCGGCTCTCTCGCCGGGATGCGCGACGCGGCACGGTGCACGATGTCCGCAAGCCGCATTCGTCCATACGACAGGTTCCGATGCTTTCGTTTTCCGCTCCCGCCACGCGGCGCCTGACCGCCGCCCGCGCCTTCGCCGTCGCCGCGCTCTGCATGGTGCCCGTCTCGACGGCGCTGACCAACGTGTTCTGCGGGCTGTTCGCCGTGGCGCTCGTGATTTCCCCCGAATTCTGGCGCGACCTGCGCTCGTTCGTCACCGATCCGGCTTCGCTCGCGGCACTGCTGATTCTGGCCGCGCTGGCCGTGAGCGTCACCTATACGGTCGCGCCGCATGACAAGGCGTGGAACTGGGTCGCGAAGTACGACAAGCTGTTGCTGCTGCCGTTCGCCGTGCTCGCGTTCCGTCATTCGAACTGGGCGCCGATCGTGCGGCGCTGCTGGTTCGGCACGCTGTGCGTGATTCTGCTGCTGTCGACCACCAACTACCTCGGGCTCACCGCGATCGGGCCAGCACATGCGACCCAGTTGCCGCTGTCGCGCGCCTGGGTGTTCAAGAACCACATCGCGGCCGGCATGTTCGGCGCGCTGCTCTTCTACCAGGCGGCTGATCTCGCGCTGGCGACCCGCACGCGGCTGTCCCGTGCCGCCTATGCGGGCATCGCCGTGTGGTCGCTCGTCAACGTGTTCGTGATGCTGCAGGGACGCACGGGACAGGTCATCGCGCTGTTGCTGATCCTCGTCGTCGCGGTACGTTTCGTGCTGTTGCTGCGCCGGCAATCCGCCCTGCGCGCAGGGCTCGCTGCCGGCATGCTCGTACTGGCGGGCGTCGCACTCGTAGTGGCTGCGTGCACGGTTCACAACGGCCGGCTGACGAAGGTCGTGACTGAAGTGCAGCAATATCGGCAGAGCGATGCGGCCACGTCGACCGGGCTGCGCCTCGAGTGGTACAAGAAGGGAATCGAGCTGTTTCGTCAGCGCCCCGTGCTCGGTTATGGCGCGGGGGGGCTCGAGCTCGAGTTCCAGAAACTCTCGGCCGGCAAGACGGCCGCCGAAGGCCAGCTCACGGCGAATCCGCACAACGAATACCTGCTGATGGCCGTGCAGCTCGGCACGGTTGGCCTGCTGCTGTTCGTCAACCTGATCGTGCAGATCGCGCGCGGCAGCCGCGCGCTCGATCCGCGCTCGCGACACCTGTTGCTCGCGTGGCTCGCGATCTTCACGATCGGCAGTCTCGCGAATTCGCTGCTGCTGGATTTCGCCGAAGGGCACCTGATCGTGCTGCTGGCCGGCATCCTGCTCGGTTGCGGCGAACGCAGCGAAGCACTGCCGCGCGAAACGTCGGCGATCCGGCGCAGCGTGTAACGCACGCCTGCCTACGTTCCGCGGCCCGCCCACCTGGTTCGGCGGCGGCGGACATCCGCCCCGTCGACGCCGGAGAGCCGCGCGGCGCTCCGCGAAACGAACTCCGGCTGACGAAGAAGGGCGCGCGTCAGTCGGACCCGGCACGACGCAGCCGCGACGTGTCGACGATGACGTCGACCGGCCCCGGCGGATTCAACCCCAACATCTCGGCTGCCGCGGCCTTCACGCGCTGCGCGTCCAGATGGACGAGGCAGTCGCTGCGACTGTCGACGTGACGCTCGCAGCCTTCGTGGCGGCACGGCACGCAATCTCCGTCCCCCTGCAGCAGCCACACGTTTGCGTGCCGCCCCGAGCCGCGCAGCGCCCACGGATTCTCGGTCGCAGGCCAGTGCTGCGGCCACGGCCCCCAACGCACGGGGTCGGACGGTCCGAACAGTGCAATCGTGTCGGTACCCGTCGCGGCCGCGACGTGCGTCGCGCCGGTGTCGGGCCCGATGAAGAGCCGCGCGCGCCGCACGAGCTCCGCGCTCTCGCCGAACGTCAGGCGGCCGACCAGGTTCAGCACGTCGCCGCCCGCCTCCGTCGCGACCTGCTCCGCATACTCGCGCTCGCGGTCGGCCGGGCCGCCCGACAGCGCGATCGCGAAGCCCTGCTCGCGCAGCCAGCCGATCATTTCGACCCAGCCGTCGAGCCGCCATTGCTTGTAACGGAACATCGGGTACGGATGCAGCACGACCAGCGGCTTGCCGGCGCGGATCGCCGGCGACTCGGCGAGCCACGCGTCGAAACGCGCGCGCCGCGCCGGATCATCGCCGATGCCGGGCGCGACGACCTCGGACACCGGCTCGATGCCGAGCACCGGCGCGAGTGCCAGCGTACTGACGACCGTATGGGCAGATTCGTGGTGATTGATCGCGATCCCGTTCAGCATCATCCGCGTCAGCCACGTGACGCGATTCGGGTCGACGAGGCCGACCCGTTTGCGGCCGGCGAACCAGCTATAGAAACGCGGCCGGTCGGAACTCAGCGCCGCGCATGCGAGATCGTAGCGGCGCCACATCGACAGCGCGTCGCGCAGCCGCTCGCCCAATCCCGCACGCTGCGCGACCACGATCACGCGCCGCACGTCCGGATTGTGCTCGAGCACGCCCTCGGTGCCGCGAAACACCAGCATGTCGATCTGCGCGTCCGGCCAGCGGGCCTTCAGGGACCGTACGAGCGGAGTCGTCAACAGTACGTCGCCGATACGGCGCGGCGCGGCAACGAGGATGGTTCTGGGCGGACGGGCGGAAGAAAACAGGGCCACGGCGATCGTCTGGCTGGCTGAACAAGGCTGGCAATGTACAGGATTTTGCAGCAGCCGGCGCGGCGTCGCGCGCCGGCGATGAAAGCGGCCACGATGCGGCCCGATCGTGACGTATCGCGCGGTACGCGAGCGGGCCGTTCGTGCCGCGCTACGAAGCGATCGTCGCGATCGTGGGGGCCGTGGCGGCGGCCGGCTGCACGCGCGCCGCGGCGGCCGGCGCTTCGTCGCGTTGGCCGGCCTGCGACAGCAGGTGGCGCACCGCACGCTCGACCGCATCGACACCGATCGCATCGACGGTCCGACCCGCGCGCAGGATCACGTGCGGCACGCCTATCGGATGCCAGCGCAGGTATTTCTCGGGACGGTCCTCGAACAGGGCGGCCACCGGTACGCCGAGCGCCGACGCAAGATGGACGGGCGCGCTGTCGGCCGAGACGATTGCATCGAGCAGGCTCGTGGCCGCCACGAGATCGGCAACCGACGACGGCGCGACATGCCGCGCATTCACGTCGCGCCATCCCTCGCCCTCGATGGCCTGACCGATGGCCGGATCGCGAAACACGATCACATCCGCGACGGGGGCAAGCCGCTCGCCGAGGTCGCGCCAGCGGTCGGCGGGCCAGCGGCGCTCGACCGCCTTGTTCGACACGAACAGCCCAACGCGCGGCTTCGTGCGTGCGCCGAGCAGGCGATGCCACGCTTCCTGCCGCGCACGATCGGGATGGACCGACAGTTCCAGACGATCGAGATCGGCGCAGCCGAGTTCGGGCACCAAGCGGAAACCCGACAACGCCTCGTGGCACATCGGCCGCTGCGCGACATGCTCGGGCTTGCGATCGTCGAATTCGGTCTCGGCATCGTGCCAGCGGCAATCCTTCGCGCGAAGCTGGCGCGCGAACTGCATGCTGCTGCGATGCATGCCGCCGTTCGGCACGATCACGAGGTCGAACCGCAAGCGGCGCAGGCGGCGCACGAGTCGCAGCCGGTCGAAGAATGCGCGCATCCGCCCGGGGCGGTCGTTGCGCTCGCACTGGCGGCTGTACACGTAGGTGTGGATCGTGTGCACGTCCGGATTTCCGGCCAGCGCGGCCGCGTTGTAGCGGTTCGCGACCACATGTAGCTCCGCGCCCGGCCAGCGCGCCTTCAGCGCGCGGAGAAACGCCGTCGTGCACAGCATGTCGCCCAGAAAATCAATCCGGATCACGAGGATCCGCTGCGTCGGGTTCCCATTGGCCATGGTCATGTGGTGACAATCCGTTTTTATCGTCGCGGCGTGCCGTTCCACGGCATCCTGATCCGCGAGCCTGCCCTGCCGCAAGTCGCCGCACGCCGCATCGATCCGCCCCTGTTTACGCGCGCGCTGTCGGCGCCGCTCGCCGTGCGAACCCGCGGCAGGCGCCGCGTTCGGACGGTTAGCGCGGGATTGTATAGCGTCCGGATGGCAAGCCCAAGCGCCCGATTACCCTTGCACCACGTAAAAACGGCCCGCCGCACCGCACGATGGCGATGCAACGGGCCGCCTATGCGCGACAGCCGTCGAAACAGCGCGCGGTCAGTACGTGATTTCGACGACGCTGCCGTCGAACGCCGCACGCAGCTCCGCCAGCAGCACGTCGCTCGGCTTCACGCGCCACGCGTCGCCCAGACGCATTTCGCCTTGCGCGCGCGCGTTGCTGTAGTGGATCTGGACCGCAAGCCCGTTCGGCAGCGGCGGCTGCGGGCGCCGACCGCCATCGCGGCCGCCGCCGCGCGGCGCGGGCGCGTCGACCCCGTTCGCGGCGGCCGGATCGTCCTTCGACACGTGCGGCTCGAGCACGCGGCGTAGCGCGAGCGCGTCGGCGTTGCCGTTCATCGTCAACCGCACGGCCTGCGCGTAGCGGCTGCGCGCGCGTTCGAGATCCATCACGGTATCGGCCGTGAAGCGAATGCCACCGGTGAATGCGTCGTTGCGCGCCTGCCCCTGCACGATCAGCAGCTCGTCTTCCTTGAACAGCGCCTTGTTTGCCTCGAACTGTTCGTTGAAGATCGTGATCTCGCACTGGCCCGTGCCGTCGTCGAGCAGCGCGATCAGCATCTTGCCGCGCTGCGTCATCTGCGTGCGCAGCGACGCGATGATGCCTGCGACGAGCTTGTCGCGCCCTTCCTTCAGATCACCGACCTTCTGCCGCACGAAGCGCCGCACTTCGTCGCGATACGCATCGAACAGGTGGCCGGACAGGTAGAAGCCGAGCGCGGCCTTTTCTTCCTGCAGGCGGCGCTTGTCGTCCCACGCGGGCTCGTCGACAAGCGCATGCGCATGCGGCGACTCGGCGCCCATGTCGAACAGGCCGGCCTGCATCGCGTTCGCTTCGGCCTGGTCGGCCGCTTCCATCGCAAGCGGCACCGACGCGATCAGTTGCGCACGGTTCGGGTTCAGCGAATCGAACGCGCCGGCGCGGATCAGCGCCTCGACCGTGCGGCGGTTGACGACACGCCGGTCGATCCGTTCGCAGAAGTCGAACAGGTCGGTGAACGCCTTTTCTTCGCGCGCACGCAGGATTTCCTCGATCGCGTTCTGGCCGCTGCCCTTCACCGCGCCGAGGCCGTAGCGGATCGTGCGCGAGCGCTTGCCGTCGGCTTCCGCGACCGGCTCGAACCGGTAATGCGACTGGTTGATGTCCGGCGGCAGCACGGCGAGGTTGTTCACGACGCAGTCGTCGAACAGGATCTTCACCTTGTCGGTGTCGTCCATCGCGAGCGTCATGTTGGCCGCCATGAATTCGGCCGGATGGTGCGCCTTCAGCCACGCGGTGTAATACGCGAGCAGCGCATACGCGGCCGCGTGCGACTTGTTGAAGCCGTAGCCCGCGAACTTCTCCATCAAGTCGAAGATCTCGTCGGACTTCTCGCGCGTGAGGCCGTTCTTCGCCGCACCCTCCGCGAAGATCTCGCGGTGCTTGGCCATCTCCTCGGGCTTCTTCTTGCCCATCGCGCGACGCAGCAAATCGGCGCCGCCGAGCGAGTAGCCGCCGATGATCTGCGCCATCTGCATCACCTGCTCCTGATAGACCATGATGCCGTAGGTCTCTTTCAGGACGGGTTCGACGCGCGGATCCGGATAGTCGACCTTCTCGCGCCCGTGCTTGCGCGCGCAGAAGCTCGGAATCAGGTCCATCGGGCCCGGACGGTACAACGACACGAGCGCGATGATGTCCTCGAAGCGGTCGGGCTGCGCATCCTTCAGCATGCCCTGCATCCCGCGGCTTTCCAGCTGGAACACCGCGACCGTGTTCGCCTTCTTCAGGATCTGGAACGAGGCCGGATCGTCGAGCGGCACCTGCGCGAGCGACCAGTCGGCCTTCGACGGATCGAGGCGGCGGATGTAGCGCTCGGCCCAGTCGAGGATCGTCAGCGTCGTGAGGCCCAGAAAGTCGAACTTCACGAGGCCGACGGCTTCGACGTCGTCCTTGTCGTACTGGCTGACCACGCCGCCGTCGTCGCCCTGCGTGTACAGCGGGCAGAAATCGGTCAGCTTGCCGGGCGCGATCAGCACGCCGCCGGCGTGCATCCCGACGTTACGCGTGAGACCCTCGACGCGCTGCGCGAGGTCGAGCAACTGGTGAACTTCGTCCTCGTGGTCGTAGCGCTCCTGCAACTGCGGCTCTTCCTTCATCGCGTCGGCAATCGTCACATGCTTGCCGGGCTTGAACGGAATCAGCTTCGCGATGCCGTCGGTGAACATGTAGCCGAGGTCGAGCACGCGGCCGATGTCGCGCACGGCCGCCTTCGCGGCCATCGTGCCGAACGTGGCGATCTGCGAGACGGCGTCCGCGCCGTACTTCTCCTTCACGTACTGGATCACGCGATCGCGGCCGTGCTGGCAGAAATCGATGTCGAAGTCGGGCATCGACACGCGTTCCGGGTTCAGGAAGCGCTCGAACAGCAGGTTGTAGCGCAGCGGATCGAGATCGGTAATGCCGAGCGCGTACGCGACCAGCGAGCCGGCGCCCGAGCCGCGGCCCGGGCCGACCGGCACGCCGTTGTTCTTCGCCCAGTTGATGAAGTCCGCGACGATCAGGAAGTAGCCGGGGAAGCCCATCTTCGTGATGGTCCCGCACTCGAACTCGAGGCGCTTGTAGTACGTGTCGCGCTGCGCGTCGCGCTCGGCCTCGACCGGATACAACTGCGCGAGACGGGCCTCGAGCCCTTCCTTCGACAACTGGACCAGGTAGTCGTCGAGCGACATGCCGTCCGGCGTCGGGAACAGCGGCAGTTTCGGCTTGCCGAGCTCGAGCTTCAGGTTGCAGCGCTTCGCGATCTCGACCGTGTTCGCGATCGCCGACGGCAGGTCGGCGAACAGCGCAGCCATCTCGTCCTGCGTGCGGAAGTACTGGTCGGTCGTGAAACGCTTCTGGCGCCGCGGATTCGCGAGAATGTCGCCTTCCGAGATGCACACGCGCGCCTCGTGCGCGGTGAAATCGTCGTCGGTCATGAACTGCGTCGGGTGCGTCGCGACGACCGGCAGCTTCAGCGACGCGGCGAGCGCCGCCGCCTGCTGGATGTACGCCTCGGCGCCCGGCTGCCCGTAACGCTGCAGCTCGATGTAGAAGCCGCCCGGAAACACCCGCGCCCAGCGCTCGGCGTGACGGCGCGCGGCTTCTTCGTTGCCCGCGGCCAGCGCAAGGCCGATATCGCCCTGTTGCGCGCCCGACAGCGCGAGCAGCCCCTGCGCGAGCTCGCCGTCGAGCCAGCTCGCGTCGAGTTCCGCGCGGCCGCGGTACTGGTTCGTGAGCCACGCCTTCGACAGCAGCTCGCAGAGATTCAGGTAACCGACCTTGTCCTTGACCAGCAGCAGCAACCGCGACGGCTTGTCGCGGTCGTCCGGATTGGCAATCCAGACGTCGCAGCCGGCGATCGGCTTGATGCCCTTGCCGCGGGCTTCCTGGTAGAAACGAACGAGGCCGAACGCGTTGCCGAGATCGGTGAGCGCGAGCGCGCCCTGACCGTCCGCGGCCGCCGCCTTGACGATGTCGTCAATGCGCACGATGCCGTCGGCAATCGAGAATTCGGAGTGAACGCGAAGATGGACGAAGCGAGGATCTGACATGGGCGCTATTGTAGCCGCCCCGCCGCGCAGGCTGCCCAAAAAATGCCCGCTTTGGCCGTTCGGCCGATGCACGCGGCGACGCGTCGCGCGGTTGGCCGATCGGCCAGGTACCGATGCCCGCGCCGTTTGCGGGATAATACGGTTTTTCGAATCAACGCCCCGGCTTCGCACCCTTTTTTGCGGGCCGCCGTGCGGCCGTTTTCCCGTCGGACCATCATGACCATCGTCAACCTCGCCGCCTACCACTTCGTATCGCTCGACGCGAACGAGCAATGGCGCCCGCTCGTCACCGCCCGCTGCAACGAACTCGGCCTGCGCGGCACGATCCTGCTCGCGCCGGAAGGCATCAACCTGTTCATCGCCGGCACGCGCGAAGCCACCGACGCGTTCATCGCGTACATCCGCCACGATCCGCTGTTCGAGGGCAAGTTCGCGACGCTGCAGTTCAAGGAAAGCCTGTCCGACTCGCAGCCGTTCCGCCGCATGCTCGTGCGCCTGAAGCGCGAGATCATCACGATGAAGAAGCCCGCGATCAAGCCGGAACTCGGCCGCGCGCCGTTCGTCGATGCGCGCACGCTGAAGGCGTGGCTCGACCGCGGCCACGACGATGCGGGCCGCCCGGTCGTGATGCTCGACACGCGCAACGCGTTCGAAGTCGACGTCGGCACGTTCGACAACGCGCTCGATTACCGGATCGACAAGTTCAGCGAATTCCCGGAAGTGATCGATGCAAACCGCGCCGACCTCGAAGGCAAGACGGTCGTGTCGTTCTGCACCGGCGGCATCCGCTGCGAGAAGGCCGCGATCCACATGAAGGAAATCGGCATCGACAACGTGTACCAGCTCGAAGGCGGCATTCTGAAGTACTTCGAGGAAGTCGGCGGCGCGCACTATCACGGCGACTGCTTCGTGTTCGACTACCGCACCGCGCTGAACCCGCAGCTCCAGCCCACCGAGAACGTCACGTGCTTCGCGTGCCGCGCGGTGGTCACGCCGGAAGCGCAACGATCGCCGAGCTACGTGCCCGGCAAGTCATGCCCCGCCTGCGCGCAGGCCGCCAGCGCCGCGTAACGGCGCATCGCACCGCGCACTGCCGATGAACCCCGGCTATCGCGGCCGCTTCGCGCCTTCGCCCACCGGCCCGCTGCACTTCGGCTCGCTGGTCGGCGCGCTCGCGAGCTGGCTCGACGCCCGCGCGCACGGCGGCACATGGCTCCTGCGCATCGAGGATCTCGACGGCCCTCGCACGGTGCCCGGCGCGGCCGACGACATCCTCGCGACGCTCGCGCATTTCGGCATGACGCCGGACGAGCCGCCCGTCTGGCAGAGCACGCGCGACGCGGCGTACACGGCCGCGCTCGAGCAGCTCGTCGCGGCGGGGCTCGTCTATCCGTGCGGCTGCACGCGCAAGGAGATCGCCGATTCACTGCGCGCCGCCCATGAACGCCACACGACGCTCGCGTATCCGGGCACCTGTCGCACCGGCCTTCACGGCAAGCCCGCACGCGCATGGCGGCTGCGCGTGCCGGACGGCTGCGACGCGGTCGTCACGTTCGACGATCGCTGGCAGCACACGCAATCGCAGAACCTCGCGGCCGAAGTGGGCGATTTCGTGCTGAAACGCGCGGACGGCCAGTGGGCGTATCAGCTCGCGGTCGTCGTCGACGATGCCGATGCCGGCATCACGCACATCGTACGCGGCGCCGACCTGCTCGACTCGACCGCGCGCCAGATCTACCTGCAGCGCTGCCTCGGCGTGCCGACGCCCGAGTACCTGCACGTGCCGGTCGTCGTCGATGCAAACGGCGAAAAGCTCAGCAAGCAGACGGGCGCGACGGCGCTCGAACGCAACGATCCGCTGCCGGCGCTGCACGCTGCGGCCGCGCATCTCGGCCTGGCCAACGATGGCGATCTACCGGGCGGGACGCTCGACGCGTTCTACACGGCCGCGACCGATGCGTGGGCGCGTCGCTTCGGGCCGCGCGCCGGTTGAGTCGCTTGCAGGACACCGGCCCGTGCCGACTACGCTCCGGCCTCCGCGAGCGGCGAATCCGATCGCGTGAAAGCGTGACGGAAGTCTGGGCGCCACGCCGGTTGACGACACGGCATCGAAAGTCCCTATCTGCGCATCAAGCGATACGCCCTGCTGCACACCGCCCCGATCGCGGCGCCCAATGAAAAACGGGCACATGCTCATCGCATGCACCCGCCTGTCCGGCGGCGCTGACGCGCCGCCCCTGCGCTCCGTCCGGCTTACGCCGAAGGCTTGCGCGGCATCCCGAAGCCGCCGAGCAGCGCGGCAACCTGGCGCTTCGGCCCTTTCTTCTCGGGCTGCTGCGCGGGCTGCGCATCGTCCGGCTGCTTCGCCGACGCCGACGGCTCGTACGGCTTCAGGAAGAAATCGTCGACCGGCGCTTCGTGGCGGCGATGATGGCCGCCGCGCTCGGTGCTGCCCGAGCGGCGGCCCGATGCACCGCGATGCTCGTCGCGATCGCGCCGACCGCCGCGTTCGCCACCCCGTTCGCCGCCGCGCTCACTGTTGTTGCGCTCGCCGCCACGTTCGTCGTGACGCTGGCGTGCCGGCTTGTCGATCGTAAGCGTCTGCACGTCGAGCGGACGCTTGATCAGCTTCTCGATATCGGCGAGTTGCTTGCGCTCGTTCGGGCTGCACAGCGACAGCGCGTCGCCCGTCGCGCCCGCGCGGCCGGTACGGCCGATCCGGTGCACGTAGTCTTCCGCGCTGAACGGCAGGTCGAAGTTGATCACGGCAGGCAGCTCGGCGATGTCGAGGCCGCGCGCGGCCACGTCGGTCGCGACCAGCGCCTCGATCTCGCCGCGCTTGAACGCGTCGAGTGCCTGCATCCGCTCGATCTGCGTCTTGTCGCCGTGAATCGCCGACGCGACCACGCCGTCGCGTTCGAGATTGCGCGCGAGGCGGCTCGCGCCGATCTTGCTGTTGCAGAACACGATTACCTGCTTGAGGCCGCGATCGCGCAGCAATTGCACGACGGCCGCCTGCTTGTCGCCTTCGGCGACGTCGTAGACGATCTGCGTGACGTTCGCGTTCGTCGAGTTGCTGCGCGCGACCTCGATCGTCTGCGGGTTGCGCAGATAGGTCGACGCGAGCTTCTTGATTTCGCCCGAGAAGGTGGCGGAGAACAGCAGCGTCTGACGCTCCTTCGGCAGCAGGTTCAGGATGCGCTGCAGATCGGGCAGGAAACCCATGTCGAGCATCCGGTCGGCTTCGTCGAGCACGAGGATCTGCACCTGGCCGAGGTTCGCCGTCTTCTGCTGCACGTGGTCGAGCAGGCGACCCGGGGTCGCGATCAGGATCTCGACGCCGCGGCGCAGTTCGGCCGATTGCGGGTTCATGTCGACGCCGCCGAACACCACCGCGCTGCGCAGCGGCGTGTGCTTCGCATACGCGTGCACGTTCGCGGCGACCTGGTCGGCGAGTTCGCGGGTCGGCGTGAGGATCAGCGCCCGCACGGGGTGGCGCGCCGGAGACGCGCTCGTGTTGGCCTGCGGCAGCAGACGCTGGATGATCGGCAGCGAGAAGCTCGCGGTCTTGCCGGTGCCCGTTTGCGCGGCGCCCATGACGTCGCGGCCGGCGAGCACGACCGGAATGGCCTGCGCCTGGATCGGCGTCGGCGTCGTATAGCCCTGCTCCACAATGGCTTTCAGGATATCGGGGGCAAGGCCGAATTGATCGAAGGTTGCGTCGACGGGCTTGGCGACAGAATCGGACATGGTGGCGTTTCGCTCAAAAGGCGCGGCGGGACATCGTGCGTCAGGCCGGCCGGGCCTGCGCTCATCACAATTCGGAAATAGACGGAGCCGCGGCGCGCCGCGCGGCGCCGCTCTGGCGCTTGGGACCGGTTCAATGCGAACGCTGGACGCCAGGCCGTGCGGACTCCGTTCGGCGCGAATGCCGGCGGAAAGGGCCGTATTGTAGCACCGTGCGGGAATCTGTCCGCGACAAC
This DNA window, taken from Burkholderia cenocepacia, encodes the following:
- the dnaE gene encoding DNA polymerase III subunit alpha, with translation MSDPRFVHLRVHSEFSIADGIVRIDDIVKAAAADGQGALALTDLGNAFGLVRFYQEARGKGIKPIAGCDVWIANPDDRDKPSRLLLLVKDKVGYLNLCELLSKAWLTNQYRGRAELDASWLDGELAQGLLALSGAQQGDIGLALAAGNEEAARRHAERWARVFPGGFYIELQRYGQPGAEAYIQQAAALAASLKLPVVATHPTQFMTDDDFTAHEARVCISEGDILANPRRQKRFTTDQYFRTQDEMAALFADLPSAIANTVEIAKRCNLKLELGKPKLPLFPTPDGMSLDDYLVQLSKEGLEARLAQLYPVEAERDAQRDTYYKRLEFECGTITKMGFPGYFLIVADFINWAKNNGVPVGPGRGSGAGSLVAYALGITDLDPLRYNLLFERFLNPERVSMPDFDIDFCQHGRDRVIQYVKEKYGADAVSQIATFGTMAAKAAVRDIGRVLDLGYMFTDGIAKLIPFKPGKHVTIADAMKEEPQLQERYDHEDEVHQLLDLAQRVEGLTRNVGMHAGGVLIAPGKLTDFCPLYTQGDDGGVVSQYDKDDVEAVGLVKFDFLGLTTLTILDWAERYIRRLDPSKADWSLAQVPLDDPASFQILKKANTVAVFQLESRGMQGMLKDAQPDRFEDIIALVSLYRPGPMDLIPSFCARKHGREKVDYPDPRVEPVLKETYGIMVYQEQVMQMAQIIGGYSLGGADLLRRAMGKKKPEEMAKHREIFAEGAAKNGLTREKSDEIFDLMEKFAGYGFNKSHAAAYALLAYYTAWLKAHHPAEFMAANMTLAMDDTDKVKILFDDCVVNNLAVLPPDINQSHYRFEPVAEADGKRSRTIRYGLGAVKGSGQNAIEEILRAREEKAFTDLFDFCERIDRRVVNRRTVEALIRAGAFDSLNPNRAQLIASVPLAMEAADQAEANAMQAGLFDMGAESPHAHALVDEPAWDDKRRLQEEKAALGFYLSGHLFDAYRDEVRRFVRQKVGDLKEGRDKLVAGIIASLRTQMTQRGKMLIALLDDGTGQCEITIFNEQFEANKALFKEDELLIVQGQARNDAFTGGIRFTADTVMDLERARSRYAQAVRLTMNGNADALALRRVLEPHVSKDDPAAANGVDAPAPRGGGRDGGRRPQPPLPNGLAVQIHYSNARAQGEMRLGDAWRVKPSDVLLAELRAAFDGSVVEITY
- a CDS encoding O-antigen ligase family protein; translation: MLSFSAPATRRLTAARAFAVAALCMVPVSTALTNVFCGLFAVALVISPEFWRDLRSFVTDPASLAALLILAALAVSVTYTVAPHDKAWNWVAKYDKLLLLPFAVLAFRHSNWAPIVRRCWFGTLCVILLLSTTNYLGLTAIGPAHATQLPLSRAWVFKNHIAAGMFGALLFYQAADLALATRTRLSRAAYAGIAVWSLVNVFVMLQGRTGQVIALLLILVVAVRFVLLLRRQSALRAGLAAGMLVLAGVALVVAACTVHNGRLTKVVTEVQQYRQSDAATSTGLRLEWYKKGIELFRQRPVLGYGAGGLELEFQKLSAGKTAAEGQLTANPHNEYLLMAVQLGTVGLLLFVNLIVQIARGSRALDPRSRHLLLAWLAIFTIGSLANSLLLDFAEGHLIVLLAGILLGCGERSEALPRETSAIRRSV
- a CDS encoding sulfurtransferase: MTIVNLAAYHFVSLDANEQWRPLVTARCNELGLRGTILLAPEGINLFIAGTREATDAFIAYIRHDPLFEGKFATLQFKESLSDSQPFRRMLVRLKREIITMKKPAIKPELGRAPFVDARTLKAWLDRGHDDAGRPVVMLDTRNAFEVDVGTFDNALDYRIDKFSEFPEVIDANRADLEGKTVVSFCTGGIRCEKAAIHMKEIGIDNVYQLEGGILKYFEEVGGAHYHGDCFVFDYRTALNPQLQPTENVTCFACRAVVTPEAQRSPSYVPGKSCPACAQAASAA
- a CDS encoding glycosyltransferase family 9 protein — translated: MALFSSARPPRTILVAAPRRIGDVLLTTPLVRSLKARWPDAQIDMLVFRGTEGVLEHNPDVRRVIVVAQRAGLGERLRDALSMWRRYDLACAALSSDRPRFYSWFAGRKRVGLVDPNRVTWLTRMMLNGIAINHHESAHTVVSTLALAPVLGIEPVSEVVAPGIGDDPARRARFDAWLAESPAIRAGKPLVVLHPYPMFRYKQWRLDGWVEMIGWLREQGFAIALSGGPADREREYAEQVATEAGGDVLNLVGRLTFGESAELVRRARLFIGPDTGATHVAAATGTDTIALFGPSDPVRWGPWPQHWPATENPWALRGSGRHANVWLLQGDGDCVPCRHEGCERHVDSRSDCLVHLDAQRVKAAAAEMLGLNPPGPVDVIVDTSRLRRAGSD
- a CDS encoding glycosyltransferase family 2 protein; translated protein: MFSIIIPTWNNLPYLKLVVDSLRRHSAYDHQIIVHVNDGSDGTLDWVRNEGIEHTASPANIGICHAVNLAAARATRDYVVYMNDDMFCCPGWDTALVRRIEQMPTDLFMLSGTMIEPVDTRNPCVVVSNFGRDAEQFDAAGLVAATPKLARPDWLGSTWPPTLVHRDWWNRIGGYSSELSPGMSSDNDFSMKFWDAGCRIFIGVGDSLVYHFQQKSTGKIVKNDGRRQFLNKWGMTQATFDRYYLHRGEPVGTQIALDTPTVEGRLKRALLRSRIKRAFS
- the gluQRS gene encoding tRNA glutamyl-Q(34) synthetase GluQRS, with amino-acid sequence MNPGYRGRFAPSPTGPLHFGSLVGALASWLDARAHGGTWLLRIEDLDGPRTVPGAADDILATLAHFGMTPDEPPVWQSTRDAAYTAALEQLVAAGLVYPCGCTRKEIADSLRAAHERHTTLAYPGTCRTGLHGKPARAWRLRVPDGCDAVVTFDDRWQHTQSQNLAAEVGDFVLKRADGQWAYQLAVVVDDADAGITHIVRGADLLDSTARQIYLQRCLGVPTPEYLHVPVVVDANGEKLSKQTGATALERNDPLPALHAAAAHLGLANDGDLPGGTLDAFYTAATDAWARRFGPRAG
- a CDS encoding glycosyltransferase family 9 protein, coding for MANGNPTQRILVIRIDFLGDMLCTTAFLRALKARWPGAELHVVANRYNAAALAGNPDVHTIHTYVYSRQCERNDRPGRMRAFFDRLRLVRRLRRLRFDLVIVPNGGMHRSSMQFARQLRAKDCRWHDAETEFDDRKPEHVAQRPMCHEALSGFRLVPELGCADLDRLELSVHPDRARQEAWHRLLGARTKPRVGLFVSNKAVERRWPADRWRDLGERLAPVADVIVFRDPAIGQAIEGEGWRDVNARHVAPSSVADLVAATSLLDAIVSADSAPVHLASALGVPVAALFEDRPEKYLRWHPIGVPHVILRAGRTVDAIGVDAVERAVRHLLSQAGQRDEAPAAAARVQPAAATAPTIATIAS